One stretch of Variovorax sp. 54 DNA includes these proteins:
- a CDS encoding alpha-2-macroglobulin family protein, with protein MNRFIPTLLLAAGTLAAGPGHALQITSLTPQGEVARVRQVVAKFDQAAINFGDPKAPAPLTVSCSDAQAGKGTGRWTDAKAWVYDFENDLPPGVRCSVTRIPTFKPAGGGELTGPERYQFNSGGPFVRNQLPSTYERIDEQQMFLLELNGAATLESVRQNVWCAADGVGERIPAKLLEGEARTGLLKAFHREKEATKDPLRFITMQCNRTLTPGAKVQVVYGKGVATPSGVANATERRFDYQVREPFAVSFSCERENAQAACLPLRPMQLQFNAPVTRKVASQIELKGDGKTIKAKLENDGGTQNDDDVVNSASFGPPLAESAQFSIELPSGFQDASGRPLGTPGSFPLKVATGAMPPLAKFAASPFGVIERLAEPDTPAMMPVTVRRVEPQLMVQALTPGKVSDLNPKTDAEIIAWYRKVRRYDSYSVSRDTARRDVKGALPPVIDKNERSHVQTRMLSLLGGQPGVKALDMPKAESSDPRPFEVIGIPLTPGFHVLEIASQKLGEALLDERYNAGRTMYVRTTALATNLAVHFKLGRENSMAWVTTLDKGKVVAGAEVRVSSCDGKAVATGTTDASGIVMLNGVSPDAPSCNGPNEYETSAWFVSARAKDDKGVEDLAFTWSDWQRGIEPWRFNVPTSLDVRPDGIAHTIFDRTLLRAGETVSMKSLLRTQTSKGFGLPADRPDTLVVTHMGSGQRFTQPLAWRKTATGGLSAENSFAIPPAAKLGVYQVELRSGDGTSDEGINRTFSTGMFRVEEFRLPVLEGRIAPTEKKPLVAATSVPTDVQINYVAGGGAANLPVRVSAMVRGKGLSFSDYDAFSFNPPRAQGDGSEAATAADTSAGEEDLNSVNDTRVIADKLPLTLNKDGAGKVTIDKVPKVKAARELLLEATYADPNGEVQTIRSTQTLWPASVIAGIKTEGWVSTSQKLKFQALALDLTGKPQAGVTLNVRAVARITTTSRKRMVGGFYTYDNKTETKDIGTVCSGKSDSRGLLLCESELKEAGEVELVASATDSEGRSASAVSSVYVTKQGELWFGGEDNDRIDVLPEKKSYQPGEVAKFQVRSPFRFATALVAVEREGIIETHVVQLDGKDPTVSLQVKPEWGPNAYISVLALRGRLREVPWYSFFTWGFKAPREWWTAFWYEGKEYVAPTAMVDLSKPAYRLGMAEIRVGTRAHQLDVTVTSDKPSYPIRSKAQVTITAKLPDGKPAAGAEVALAAVDQALLELMPNDSWNLLNAMLQRRSWGVSTSTAQMEIVGRRHYGRKAVPAGGGGGKGQTRELLDTLLVWNPKIVLDANGQAVVTVPLNDALTTFKIVAVADAGTSLFGTGQASIQATQDLQIISGLPPLVREDDQFRAQITLRNTTQKPMKVEATPRATLLTLETQTVDIPAGESREVAWNVTAPAQLAQTRAEAILWEIEAKDTVGGARDALKVRQRLVPAVPLTVQQATLVQIDGPFTLDVAPPADALPGRGGLKMSVQPRLAEGLPGVRDWFANYPFSCLEQKTSKSVGLRDAKMWQGVLATLPTYLDSDGLANYFPPRDGEANRGSDILTSYLLAATHEAAQLNPAFALADDARAPMESGLIAFVEGRVTRDFWSPRKDLDVRKLAALEALSRYGKAKGSMLGSITIAPNQWPTSAVIDWLNILKRVNDVPQRQQRLDEANNVLKARLSYQGTKLIFSTEQDDYWWWLMTNGDVNTARLLLTVMEDPAWKDDIGKLANGFIGRQQNGAWHTTTANLWGGLALEKFSKVFESNPVTGVTAATLGAAKAQIDWSKVERVKASDPSGAPNQTTMFGAPASPGNLRNNTMFLPWAASPSGAPARDTLLLTQQGTGKPWLTLQSLAAVQLKAPFAAGYALKKTITPVEQAVAGKYTRGDVLRVNIEVNASTDMTWVVISDPIPGGATILGSGLGRDSEIAAQGEKRSGSLPAFEERSFEAFRSYYAYMAKGVMKLEYTVRLNNVGDFALPPSRVEAMYAPEMFGETPNARVKVEAAK; from the coding sequence ATGAGCGCATCGACGAACAGCAGATGTTCCTGCTTGAGCTCAACGGCGCGGCCACGCTCGAGAGCGTGCGCCAGAACGTGTGGTGCGCGGCCGACGGCGTCGGCGAACGCATTCCGGCCAAGCTGCTCGAGGGCGAGGCGCGCACCGGACTGCTCAAGGCCTTCCACCGTGAGAAGGAGGCCACCAAGGATCCGCTGCGCTTCATCACGATGCAGTGCAACCGCACGCTCACGCCGGGCGCCAAGGTGCAGGTCGTCTACGGCAAGGGCGTGGCCACGCCGTCGGGCGTCGCCAACGCCACGGAACGCCGTTTCGATTACCAGGTGCGCGAGCCCTTCGCGGTGTCGTTCAGCTGCGAGCGCGAGAACGCGCAGGCCGCCTGCCTGCCGCTGCGCCCGATGCAGCTGCAGTTCAACGCACCGGTGACGCGCAAGGTGGCTTCGCAGATCGAGCTCAAGGGCGACGGCAAGACGATCAAGGCCAAGCTGGAGAACGACGGCGGCACGCAGAACGACGACGACGTGGTCAACAGCGCAAGCTTCGGCCCGCCGCTGGCCGAGAGCGCGCAGTTCAGCATCGAACTGCCTTCCGGCTTCCAGGACGCCTCGGGCCGCCCGCTGGGCACGCCCGGCAGCTTTCCGCTGAAGGTGGCGACCGGCGCGATGCCGCCGCTGGCCAAGTTCGCGGCCTCGCCCTTCGGCGTGATCGAGCGGCTGGCCGAACCCGACACCCCGGCCATGATGCCGGTCACGGTGCGCCGCGTGGAGCCGCAGCTCATGGTGCAGGCGCTCACGCCCGGCAAGGTGAGCGACCTCAACCCGAAGACCGACGCCGAGATCATCGCGTGGTACCGCAAGGTGCGCCGCTACGACAGCTACTCCGTCAGCCGCGACACCGCGCGCCGCGACGTGAAGGGCGCCCTGCCCCCGGTGATCGACAAGAACGAGCGCTCGCACGTGCAGACCCGCATGCTGTCGCTGCTCGGCGGCCAGCCGGGCGTGAAGGCGCTCGACATGCCCAAGGCCGAGAGCAGCGACCCGCGCCCCTTCGAAGTCATCGGCATCCCGCTGACGCCGGGCTTCCACGTGCTTGAAATCGCTTCGCAGAAACTCGGCGAAGCCCTGCTCGACGAGCGCTACAACGCCGGCCGCACGATGTACGTGCGCACCACCGCGCTGGCCACCAACCTGGCGGTGCACTTCAAGCTGGGCCGCGAGAACTCGATGGCCTGGGTCACCACGCTCGACAAGGGCAAGGTGGTGGCGGGCGCCGAGGTGCGCGTGTCCAGCTGCGACGGCAAGGCCGTGGCCACCGGCACCACCGACGCCAGCGGCATCGTGATGCTCAACGGCGTGTCGCCCGACGCACCGAGCTGCAACGGCCCGAACGAGTACGAAACCAGCGCCTGGTTCGTGAGCGCGCGCGCCAAGGACGACAAGGGCGTGGAAGACCTCGCCTTCACCTGGAGCGACTGGCAGCGCGGCATCGAGCCGTGGCGCTTCAACGTGCCCACCAGCCTGGACGTGCGCCCCGACGGCATCGCCCACACCATCTTCGACCGCACGCTGCTGCGCGCCGGCGAGACGGTGTCGATGAAGAGCCTGCTGCGCACGCAGACCAGCAAGGGCTTCGGCCTGCCGGCAGACCGGCCCGACACGCTGGTCGTCACCCACATGGGCAGCGGCCAGCGCTTCACGCAGCCGCTGGCCTGGCGCAAGACCGCCACCGGCGGCCTGAGCGCCGAGAACAGTTTTGCCATTCCGCCGGCCGCCAAGCTCGGCGTGTACCAGGTCGAGCTGCGCTCCGGCGACGGCACCAGCGACGAGGGCATCAACCGCACCTTCTCGACCGGCATGTTCCGCGTCGAGGAGTTCCGCCTGCCGGTGCTCGAAGGCCGCATCGCGCCCACCGAGAAGAAGCCGCTGGTGGCCGCCACGAGCGTGCCCACCGACGTGCAGATCAACTACGTGGCCGGCGGCGGCGCCGCCAACCTGCCGGTGCGCGTGTCGGCCATGGTGCGCGGCAAGGGCCTGAGCTTTTCCGACTACGACGCCTTCAGCTTCAACCCGCCGCGCGCCCAGGGCGACGGCAGCGAAGCCGCCACCGCCGCCGACACCAGCGCCGGCGAAGAAGACCTCAACAGCGTGAACGACACCCGCGTGATCGCCGACAAGCTGCCGCTCACGCTGAACAAGGACGGCGCCGGCAAGGTCACGATCGACAAGGTGCCCAAGGTGAAGGCCGCGCGCGAGCTGCTGCTCGAAGCCACGTATGCCGACCCGAACGGCGAGGTGCAGACCATTCGCAGCACACAGACGCTGTGGCCCGCCTCCGTCATTGCCGGCATCAAGACCGAAGGCTGGGTCTCGACCAGCCAGAAGCTCAAGTTCCAGGCGCTCGCGCTCGACCTCACGGGCAAGCCCCAGGCCGGCGTGACGCTCAACGTGCGCGCCGTGGCGCGCATCACCACCACCAGCCGCAAGCGCATGGTGGGCGGCTTCTACACCTACGACAACAAGACCGAGACCAAGGACATCGGCACCGTCTGCTCCGGCAAGAGCGACTCGCGCGGCCTGCTGCTGTGCGAGTCGGAACTGAAGGAGGCCGGCGAGGTCGAGCTGGTGGCCAGCGCCACCGACAGCGAGGGCCGCAGCGCCAGCGCCGTGAGCTCGGTCTACGTGACCAAGCAGGGCGAACTCTGGTTCGGCGGCGAAGACAACGACCGCATCGACGTGCTGCCCGAAAAGAAGAGCTACCAGCCCGGCGAGGTCGCCAAGTTCCAGGTGCGCAGCCCGTTCCGCTTTGCGACCGCACTGGTGGCCGTGGAACGCGAAGGCATCATCGAGACGCACGTGGTGCAGCTCGACGGCAAGGACCCGACGGTCTCGCTGCAGGTCAAGCCCGAGTGGGGCCCGAACGCCTACATCAGCGTGCTCGCGCTGCGCGGGCGACTGCGCGAAGTGCCGTGGTACAGCTTCTTCACCTGGGGCTTCAAGGCACCGCGCGAGTGGTGGACGGCCTTCTGGTACGAGGGCAAGGAATACGTCGCGCCCACCGCCATGGTCGACCTGAGCAAGCCCGCCTACCGCCTGGGCATGGCCGAGATCCGCGTCGGCACGCGCGCGCACCAGCTCGACGTGACCGTCACCAGCGACAAGCCCAGCTACCCGATCCGCAGCAAGGCGCAGGTCACCATCACCGCCAAGCTGCCCGACGGCAAGCCGGCCGCCGGCGCCGAAGTGGCGCTGGCCGCGGTCGACCAGGCCCTGCTGGAGCTCATGCCCAACGACAGCTGGAACCTGCTCAACGCGATGCTGCAACGCCGCAGCTGGGGCGTGAGCACCTCCACCGCGCAGATGGAAATCGTCGGCCGGCGCCACTACGGGCGCAAGGCCGTGCCCGCGGGCGGCGGCGGCGGCAAGGGCCAGACGCGCGAACTGCTCGACACCCTGCTCGTGTGGAACCCGAAGATCGTGCTCGACGCCAACGGCCAGGCCGTGGTGACGGTGCCGCTGAACGACGCGCTCACCACCTTCAAGATCGTGGCCGTGGCCGATGCGGGCACCAGCCTGTTCGGCACCGGCCAGGCCAGCATCCAGGCCACGCAAGATCTGCAGATCATCAGCGGCCTGCCGCCGCTGGTGCGCGAGGACGACCAGTTCCGCGCGCAGATCACCTTGCGCAACACCACGCAGAAGCCGATGAAGGTCGAAGCCACGCCGCGCGCCACGCTGCTCACGCTCGAAACGCAGACCGTCGACATTCCGGCCGGCGAATCGCGTGAAGTGGCCTGGAACGTGACCGCGCCCGCGCAGCTCGCGCAGACGCGCGCCGAAGCCATCCTGTGGGAGATCGAGGCGAAAGACACGGTCGGTGGCGCGCGCGACGCACTCAAGGTGCGCCAGCGCCTCGTGCCCGCCGTGCCGCTCACGGTGCAGCAGGCCACGCTGGTGCAGATCGACGGGCCGTTCACGCTCGACGTGGCGCCGCCCGCCGACGCCCTGCCCGGCCGCGGCGGTCTGAAGATGTCGGTGCAGCCCCGGCTGGCCGAAGGCCTGCCGGGCGTGCGCGACTGGTTCGCCAACTACCCCTTCAGCTGCCTCGAACAGAAGACCAGCAAGTCGGTCGGCCTGCGCGACGCGAAGATGTGGCAGGGCGTGCTGGCCACGCTGCCCACCTACCTGGACAGCGACGGCCTCGCCAACTACTTCCCGCCGCGCGACGGCGAGGCCAACCGCGGCAGCGACATCCTCACGTCGTACCTGCTCGCGGCCACGCACGAGGCGGCGCAGCTCAACCCGGCCTTCGCGCTCGCCGACGACGCGCGCGCACCGATGGAGTCGGGCCTGATCGCGTTCGTCGAAGGCCGCGTCACGCGCGACTTCTGGAGCCCGCGCAAGGACCTGGACGTGCGCAAGCTCGCCGCGCTCGAAGCGCTCTCGCGCTACGGCAAGGCCAAGGGCAGCATGCTGGGCAGCATCACCATTGCGCCGAACCAGTGGCCCACCAGCGCGGTGATCGACTGGCTCAACATCCTCAAGCGCGTGAACGACGTGCCGCAGCGCCAGCAGCGCCTGGACGAAGCCAACAACGTGCTGAAGGCGCGCCTCTCGTACCAGGGCACCAAGCTCATCTTCAGCACCGAGCAGGACGACTACTGGTGGTGGCTCATGACCAACGGCGACGTCAACACCGCGCGCCTGCTGCTCACGGTGATGGAAGACCCCGCCTGGAAGGACGACATCGGCAAGCTCGCCAACGGCTTCATCGGCCGCCAGCAGAACGGCGCCTGGCACACCACCACCGCCAACCTGTGGGGCGGGCTCGCGCTGGAGAAGTTCAGCAAGGTGTTCGAGAGCAACCCGGTGACCGGCGTCACGGCCGCCACGCTGGGCGCGGCGAAGGCGCAGATCGACTGGAGCAAGGTCGAACGCGTGAAGGCCAGCGACCCGTCCGGCGCCCCGAACCAGACCACCATGTTCGGCGCGCCCGCCTCGCCGGGCAACCTGCGCAACAACACCATGTTCCTGCCGTGGGCCGCCTCGCCTTCGGGCGCCCCCGCGCGCGACACGCTGCTGCTGACGCAGCAGGGCACCGGCAAGCCGTGGCTCACGCTGCAGTCGCTGGCCGCCGTGCAGTTGAAGGCGCCGTTCGCAGCGGGCTACGCGCTCAAGAAGACCATCACGCCGGTCGAGCAGGCCGTGGCCGGCAAGTACACGCGCGGCGACGTGCTGCGCGTGAACATCGAGGTCAACGCCAGCACCGACATGACCTGGGTCGTGATCAGCGACCCGATCCCGGGCGGCGCCACCATCCTGGGCAGCGGCCTGGGCCGCGACTCGGAGATCGCCGCGCAGGGCGAGAAGCGGAGCGGTTCCTTGCCGGCGTTCGAAGAACGCAGCTTCGAGGCCTTCCGCAGCTACTACGCGTACATGGCCAAGGGCGTGATGAAGCTGGAGTACACCGTGCGCCTGAACAACGTCGGCGACTTCGCGCTGCCGCCCAGCCGCGTGGAAGCGATGTATGCGCCCGAGATGTTCGGCGAGACGCCGAATGCGCGGGTGAAGGTGGAGGCGGCGAAGTAA